A region from the Brassica napus cultivar Da-Ae chromosome C8, Da-Ae, whole genome shotgun sequence genome encodes:
- the LOC125591141 gene encoding UPF0725 protein At4g29550-like, whose protein sequence is MNDVMLEEAKLWLDEPQQRKRKLETPVNPPPPPPVVDEDSSDEEEVDPVAWSKYNRQVSESGGFDVDLFFQPFVVSHWRHRLRLRIRH, encoded by the exons ATGAACGATGTGATGTTGGAAGAGGCGAAGCTGTGGCTCGACGAACCTCAGCAGCGGAAACGGAAGCTCGAAACTCCGGTCAATCCTCCACCACCGCCACCAGTAGTAGACGAAGATTCCTCCGACGAGGAAGAGGTAGATCCGGTGGCATGGTCCAAGTATAACCGGCAAGTATCCGAATCCGGC ggtttcgatGTGGACTTGTTCTTTCAGCCATTTGTGGTTTCTCATTGGCGGCACCGTTTACGTCTCCGTATCAGGCATTGA